Sequence from the Ooceraea biroi isolate clonal line C1 chromosome 5, Obir_v5.4, whole genome shotgun sequence genome:
CAACCCGTCACGCGCCGTCCAGCCACGTCAATTTTGACGAAACGTTGGCAGATAGAATTCGCGTGAGAAAATCGCTGAAACCGAAGCAAGACGCGCCGTTAGGCAAGGAAAATGAAGCTAaatgttaacattttttaacgaTTCAATCTTTTAGTTCGAAATAACGTCGGACTCGATGGCAGTTTCCATGAGTGCATCTAGAGACCCTAGAATAGAGTTCTTCTGGAGCTACTCTCTTTGCGCTCTCCTCTCGCTTCTTCTTCGTTCGAAGTGTCACGAGTAATGTGTCTGTCTTATTCTAACGAAGCGTGAGGGCACAGTCGAACGCGAGAGACAAAAGGAATAAATTAATCGTGACATTAGGGATTCATTTGCGAACGCAAACCGGTGGTTGTCACGTTGAACTGCTGACGTTGGAGTTCCGATCGTGAAAACAATGCGTATTGGTTAGAAATCCGTCGAGGCACAGCTGCACAGATTGAGTTGTTTTAATTTGACAGAAAACACACGGTCCCACTGACGGTAGCCAGACACAATAATGCATACAGTTCTAACACGTGGAAACGCTATTTTAGCATACACGCTAAGCGTGTCGGCCTGCCTCACTTTCTGTTGTTTCCTCTCGACAGTGTTCATCGATTACAGAGCGAACACGACGTTGAACACAGTTAAAGTTGTTGTGTAAGTATAATCAGCACAATTTCATTGCGTCCTTACTTAAATTCCGtccttaaaatttaattaattatacgcgTCCGCATGCGGGAACCATATTGCTGTCGCCGAGTAAATTTAGCGGAATTGCAACAGTGGATTCGTCCGCTTCAATACGAATTTATTCGTCGATATCTTTTAATGATTGTGTTAATCTTGCATCTAGTTCCGCAAAGGAAATAGGAACGCTATCCGTGTTAACGTGATTTGTTTCGCAGAAAAAATGTGCCAGATTACAGTGCGTCTAGGGAAAAGAACGATCTGGGCTACCTGACGTTCGACTTACAAACTGATATCCTTTGAACGCAGTATCATACGATTGTCTTGATCATTTGTGTGCTATTAAAATCCAGAATTTCGTTCATGTAACCTCTAATTATTTTCCTTACAAAGCTTATATACATCTCACTCCGTTATTTAACTGGAATGTTAAGCAATTGTTCCTGTATCTCACTGCAGAGTATCAGACAGAAAACAACAAGTTTAATCAGGCATGTCTTCTTCgtctatatatttaatttttattaattcatatagtctaattgatataatcttaattttattgtcTCGTTCTTTGTTGCCAGGTAGTGCTATGGGATAAGATAGTGCTTCGTGGCGACAACGCCGTGCTCGATTTCAAGAACATGAACACAAAGTATTACTTTTGGGATGATGGCAAAGGCCTCAGGTGAGATACATGAAATTGATCATGAGGCAGACAGAATTTCTggaatttttgaatattttattacacgtaCTGTCGTGTCTTTGCAGGGGAAACAAGAACGTAACATTGACGTTATCTTGGAACATCGTACCGAACGCTGGACTACTACCCAGTGTCAACGCCCTCGGCTCCCATACTTTCGCATTTCCATCCGAGTACACAACGTTACGTGTATAACGAACATTAAATGTAcattaaaatgttacattCAAATGTACAAGCGTTACGATTGTGTATGTGATTTTCTaagatcttttatttaagCTGCATAAAATTCGTCATGTACAATAAACGTTTATTTCTGCACAGTTGCCATCTTGTTATGCAATCGCAAGGTTTTTCATATTATCACTATTTCTAAGAATCATTAAACTCGACTCTGTggcgtatattatatattaggaACTCAATCTTTATATCCCTAGTAAagcaaactttttttattatacaaaatattttcattgtccATTTTCAAGAATATCcctattttaatttctcatttcttttttcgagCACTTTGCACCATCAAGAATTCCCTCTGCACAATTTGCACATTGAACAATTAACGTTCTTCTCAATTATTGCTATCTCGTATATTCTTAAACGTTTGCGTTAAGCTTTGCTCTCATTATTGCTCTCTGCCTGTTGCATCTTGctatctttcttctcttcgtcCGCGCTCGACGATTCGTCATCCTCCGCATCTTCATCGTCATCATTTTCGTCATCGTCAtagtcgtcatcgtcatcgtcctcATCCTCGTCATCGTTGACGTAATTACCAGTACCGTAACAAGAATCTTGATTTCCtataagaaaatttacatGCGTATCAATAATTTGTTGAATCTGGAAATTTCAAGATCTCCGAATAGAATTTCCGCTCACCATAATCGTTGTACCCGCTCTCATCGTCGGATTCAGACGGGCCGCCGTGATTCTGTCTGCCAAACTTGTGGCTTCTCGCTGTAAAGAAACAAGGAAATGAAAGCAATTTAGTGTCTACAATCAAGCAATCAATTGCGTTATCCGATTAAAGCTTACTGGACATGCTTAGATCCTTGGTCTGCGATGTCTCGTAGCTGCACTTTGGACAGGGAATAGCCTTATTCTTCTCATACTTGAAACCTTTCCTGCGAACGTGATCCTCGCAGTAGCACGTCTTGCATCTGAGACAAGAGTACTGTCCCAAGCGGTTGCACGACTGACCTAAAatttcaaatgactttgaagtCAATTCTGCCACAGTCACTATGTGCTCTCTGTTGCATTACATTTGAAACTCTCGGCTTCCAGCACTTGACAGGATGCCTGGTGCTCAAACTGATCGTCTTCGCACAGGTAACAATCGCAGAACGAACACTTGAATATCCTTCCACCGTGATCCCAAACGCCTCTCTCGCATTCCTGGCAGACAGCGTCCATTAGCGGACAGGTACACGCGTGCGTAGTGAGGCAACGTCTCCCGTGGCAGACCCAGGCTTCGCAGTGATCGCATATGGCTCCCTGAAACGATCGGTTGGACAGCTGGTACGTCAGTAGCACTCGATACGAGGAAAGGGAGGTCTCTCGAACTCGAAAAGGATGCAGATTTACTTGCCACCATGCCTAGTCCCGTGGTGAAGACACCCGGATGGCGCACCACGCAATCCCCCGTCTTCAGCATGCACTTGATCTTGCCGCAGTGCGCGCACATGGGCAGACGCTGCAGGCTCTGGCAGAAGTAGCAGAAGGCGCGGCTCTTTTGCTTCTTGTTGCACTTGTCGCATTCCTGCGGCGCGGAGAGACACGTGGGGAGTCATGTCGTTAGCCACGACGTATCCTGGTCGCTCGCTACGCGATAATCGACTCTGATACTCACCATCACGGAATTGCAAGGGTACTTGGCCAGGTCGACCTGTTCCTTCGCCGCCCGGATCTCCTTCTGCCGAAGCTTC
This genomic interval carries:
- the LOC105279225 gene encoding signal peptidase complex subunit 3 — encoded protein: MHTVLTRGNAILAYTLSVSACLTFCCFLSTVFIDYRANTTLNTVKVVVKNVPDYSASREKNDLGYLTFDLQTDLTPLFNWNVKQLFLYLTAEYQTENNKFNQVVLWDKIVLRGDNAVLDFKNMNTKYYFWDDGKGLRGNKNVTLTLSWNIVPNAGLLPSVNALGSHTFAFPSEYTTLRV
- the LOC105279224 gene encoding zinc finger protein 330 homolog, which gives rise to MPKKKTGQRKKAEKQKLRQKEIRAAKEQVDLAKYPCNSVMECDKCNKKQKSRAFCYFCQSLQRLPMCAHCGKIKCMLKTGDCVVRHPGVFTTGLGMVGAICDHCEAWVCHGRRCLTTHACTCPLMDAVCQECERGVWDHGGRIFKCSFCDCYLCEDDQFEHQASCQVLEAESFKCQSCNRLGQYSCLRCKTCYCEDHVRRKGFKYEKNKAIPCPKCSYETSQTKDLSMSTRSHKFGRQNHGGPSESDDESGYNDYGNQDSCYGTGNYVNDDEDEDDDDDDYDDDENDDDEDAEDDESSSADEEKKDSKMQQAESNNESKA